In Natronomonas halophila, one DNA window encodes the following:
- a CDS encoding AbrB/MazE/SpoVT family DNA-binding domain-containing protein, with amino-acid sequence MTDNDDDDQSIMSPPNLLKAVQQASEQATKQQQQALQQLLTGATGATTSATPDLGNLSEQLGTMSQMATFKTRVQSGGRISIPDAEREALDIEDGDIVQTVVVPVKRKRDDDE; translated from the coding sequence ATGACCGATAACGACGACGATGACCAGAGCATCATGAGCCCGCCAAACCTGCTGAAGGCGGTTCAGCAGGCGTCCGAACAGGCTACCAAACAGCAGCAGCAGGCGCTCCAGCAGTTGCTCACCGGCGCGACCGGCGCCACGACGAGCGCGACGCCGGACCTCGGGAACCTCTCCGAGCAGTTGGGCACCATGAGCCAGATGGCGACGTTCAAAACCCGCGTCCAGAGCGGCGGCCGCATCTCCATCCCGGACGCCGAACGGGAGGCCCTCGATATCGAGGACGGCGACATCGTCCAGACGGTCGTCGTGCCCGTCAAGCGGAAGCGCGACGACGACGAGTAA